A single Xenopus laevis strain J_2021 chromosome 3S, Xenopus_laevis_v10.1, whole genome shotgun sequence DNA region contains:
- the pdlim2.S gene encoding PDZ and LIM domain 2 (mystique) S homeolog, translating into MSWLHQDSEVYKMLQGNLENKTSPRQSNSFKLLQEALESNPDGVISMQNSKFSPTVQKQTSLSNSQSPVVQNRPTNSPSATLRVCEKCNLTISEVAVKISEGHYRHPGCYVCTDCGMNLRMRGHFWAGEQLVCEKHARAWNHKQMGSLRS; encoded by the exons ATGAGCTGGTTGCACCAGGACTCGGAGGtgtataagatgctgcaggggaACCTGGAGAACAAGACGTCCCCACGACAGTCCAACAGCTTCAAATTGCTGCAGGAGGCCCTGGAGAGTAACCCTGATG GAGTTATTTCaatgcaaaattcaaagttttcaccCACTGTCCAGAAACAAACCTCCCTCTCCAACAGCCAGTCACCTGTTGTCCAAAATCGTCCAACTAACAGCCCCTCGGCCACGCTACGGGTGTGTGAGAAATGCAACCTGACCATCAG TGAGGTGGCGGTGAAGATCTCAGAGGGGCACTACCGTCACCCTGGGTGCTATGTCTGTACAGACTGCGGCATGAACTTACGTATGAGGGGGCATTTCTGGGCAGGGGAGCAGCTGGTATGTGAAAAGCATGCTCGTGCCTGGAACCATAAACAAATGGGATCCCTGCGCTCATAA